In Macadamia integrifolia cultivar HAES 741 chromosome 1, SCU_Mint_v3, whole genome shotgun sequence, a single window of DNA contains:
- the LOC122083819 gene encoding remorin 4.2-like produces the protein MSSVNQRASTSNGGGEDEGDETVIREIHPLTPPRPLLQLPPPPNRARRTDSWETGSNISGENFTTMSREFNALVLAGSTIAGNNSENEGGNAGNNLSRIGEDDDHEVPEETNPLAIVPDNSLPLNHGSSPPPRRINGSSSANGGFNEEITTLQMVKKEEVHSKISAWQTAKIAKVNNRFKREESNINGCESEHVQKAQAALKKVERKLEEKRAKAVEKMRNEVAKAHRKAEEKKASAEAKRGTKVAKILEIANLMKAIGRVPTKRSFF, from the exons ATGTCAAGTGTTAACCAAAGGGCTTCAActagcaatggaggaggagaagatgaaggTGATGAAACAGTCATCAGGGAGATCCACCCCTTGACACCTCCCCGGCCTCTGCTACAGCTGCCACCGCCACCGAACCGGGCTCGCCGGACAGACTCTTGGGAGactggtagcaacatctccggTGAGAATTTCACCACTATGAGTCGAGAATTCAATGCTTTAGTACTTGCAGGATCAACGATCGCCGGAAATAATAGCGAAAACGAAGGCGGTAACGCCGGAAACAACCTTTCTAGGATTGGAGAGGATGATGATCATGAAGTTCCTGAGGAAACAAACCCATTAGCTATTGTCCCAGATAATAGTCTTCCCTTAAACCAtggttcttctcctcctccaaggCGTATTAATGGGTCTTCTTCTGCAAATGGTGGTTTCAATGAAGAGATAACAACCCTGCAAATGGTTAAGAAAGAAGAGGTTCATTCGAAGATTTCGGCATGGCAGACGGCCAAGATCGCCAAGGTCAATAACAGGTTCAAGAGAGAGGAATCCAACATCAATGGTTGCGAGAGTGAACATGTCCAAAAGGCTCAAGCTGCTCTGAAGAAAGTTGAG AGGAAGCTAGAGGAGAAAAGGGCCAAAGCTgtagagaaaatgagaaatgaggTGGCAAAGGCACATAGAAAGGCAGAGGAGAAGAAAGCATCAGCTGAGGCCAAAAGAGGAACAAAAGTGGCTAAGATACTTGAGATAGCTAATCTGATGAAGGCCATTGGAAGGGTTCCCACCAAACGCTCCTTCTTCTAA